One genomic region from Lycorma delicatula isolate Av1 chromosome 1, ASM4794821v1, whole genome shotgun sequence encodes:
- the LOC142317277 gene encoding putative elongation factor 1-beta, which translates to MAVGDLKSQKGVEALNDYLEDRSYVDGYQPTQADIAVFDALNKAPSASTPHVLRWYNHIKSYNKDEKNKLPGVKKLPASFTFDSSNQTAAAPAKDDDDDLDLFGSDEEEDAEAARIREERLKAYSEKKAKKPALIAKSSILLDVKPWDDETSMSEMESKVRSIVMDGLLWGASKLVPVGYGIHKLQIMCIVEDEKVSVDLLVEEIQKFEDYVQSVDIAAFNKI; encoded by the exons ATGGCTGTTGGTGACTTAAAATCTCAGAAAGGAGTTGAAGCCTTAAATGATTATTTAGAAGATAGGAGTTACGTCGACGG ATACCAGCCAACTCAAGCTGATATTGCGGTATTTGATGCTTTGAATAAAGCACCGAGTGCATCAACTCCTCATGTACTTAGATGGTATAATCACATTAAGTCATACAATAAagatgaaaagaataaattaccTGGTGTAAAGAAACTTCCAGCATCATTCACCTTTGATAGTTCCAATCAGACGGCTGCTGCTCCAGCTAAGGATGATGATGACGACTTAGATCTTTTTGGGtctgatgaagaggag GATGCAGAGGCAGCAAGAATCAGAGAGGAACGATTAAAAGCATATTCAGAGAAAAAAGCTAAGAAACCTGCTTTAATTGCAAAATCAAGCATTCTTCTTGATGTTAAACCATGGGATGATGAGACTAGTATGAGTGAAATGGAATCTAAAGTCAGATCTATTGTGATGGATGGTCTATTGTGGGGTGCAT ctAAACTTGTTCCTGTTGGCTATGgtattcataaattacaaataatgtgCATTGTGGAAGATGAAAAAGTTTCTGTTGATCTTCTTGTTGAAGAAATACAGAAATTTGAAGACTATGTTCAGTCAGTGGATATTGctgcatttaataaaatctaa